A genomic region of Zygotorulaspora mrakii chromosome 7, complete sequence contains the following coding sequences:
- the SPL2 gene encoding Spl2p (similar to Saccharomyces cerevisiae SPL2 (YHR136C); ancestral locus Anc_2.103): protein MATAGTEDSDLLFQFNSPINGSLAYFYGEREPLDGEEARADFSASMGDTGSGSATASVIDSVVSGSTCGGDDFSDAAAVGGRGRDNSYSHSQRHLKRESASVLSHMAANFRRLKPQQYHSKVSVALDSTKALSQYNNYLNDKFSHKRKLSQDSELIRLRQRKLEELVDKFWLKDGEIDESMFDSSSDEE, encoded by the coding sequence ATGGCTACTGCAGGTACAGAAGATAGCGATTTGTTGTTTCAGTTCAACTCGCCGATCAACGGGTCGTTGGCGTACTTCTACGGCGAGCGGGAGCCCTTGGATGGCGAGGAGGCGAGGGCGGATTTCAGCGCGTCTATGGGCGACACAGGCAGTGGCAGTGCCACTGCCAGTGTGATTGACAGCGTGGTTTCGGGGTCTACTTGTGGCGGCGATGATTTCAGCGATGCAGCAGCCGTGGGTGGCCGCGGCCGCGACAACAGCTATAGCCACAGTCAAAGGCATTTGAAACGCGAGAGCGCATCTGTCCTGTCGCACATGGCGGCGAATTTCAGGCGATTGAAGCCTCAACAGTACCACTCGAAGGTCAGTGTGGCACTCGATAGCACGAAGGCTCTTTCTCAGTACAACAACTATCTGAACGACAAGTTCTCGCACAAGAGGAAACTGTCACAGGACTCCGAACTGATCAGGTTGAGACAGAGGAAACTCGAAGAGCTTGTGGATAAGTTCTGGTTGAAGGACGGCGAAATTGACGAGTCGATGTTCGATTCGTCCAGTGACGAGGAGTAA